From Crassaminicella indica, one genomic window encodes:
- the panD gene encoding aspartate 1-decarboxylase, protein MMLNMFKGKIHRATVTEANLNYVGSITIDKTLMDAAGILPGERVQIVNNCNGARLETYVIEGEPNSGVICLNGAAARLVQPGDTVIIIAYCWIDEQEARSFKPRVVFVDEDNKIIEKTDTEIHGDIK, encoded by the coding sequence ATGATGCTCAATATGTTTAAAGGAAAAATACACAGAGCTACAGTAACAGAAGCAAATTTGAATTATGTAGGAAGTATTACTATTGATAAGACTTTAATGGATGCAGCAGGGATTTTGCCGGGAGAGAGAGTTCAGATTGTTAACAATTGTAATGGTGCAAGGCTAGAAACCTATGTAATAGAAGGAGAACCTAACAGTGGAGTGATTTGCTTAAATGGTGCGGCGGCGAGACTTGTACAGCCAGGGGATACAGTTATTATTATTGCTTATTGCTGGATAGATGAGCAGGAGGCAAGAAGCTTTAAGCCGAGGGTAGTTTTTGTTGATGAGGATAATAAAATCATTGAGAAAACAGATACTGAAATTCATGGAGATATAAAATAA
- a CDS encoding M15 family metallopeptidase: protein MIAINKAFNILVLVAVVFIMMSGLTIAQELEEQEAFAKYSLEGTTYLKNNIKMIKNVDDLLVLVNKNRNLPSNYVPKDLVFSKVPFPFKGKHPKKKMRREAALALEELFKAAKKEGIELYGLSGYRSYRRQKAIFNYKVRTIGKKAAAKISAYPGQSEHQTGLAMDITSKSVRFQLVEAFENTKEGQWIKENSYKYGFIVRYPKGKEAITGYSYEPWHIRYVGREVAEYIFKRNITLEEFFKELKKDKSLLFVENNQKQLMKKQEELMRNIQKVQLLFLTIPF, encoded by the coding sequence ATGATAGCAATAAATAAAGCATTTAATATTCTAGTGCTTGTTGCTGTAGTATTTATCATGATGAGTGGTTTAACTATTGCACAAGAACTAGAAGAACAAGAAGCTTTTGCTAAATATTCCTTAGAGGGAACGACTTATTTAAAAAATAATATAAAAATGATCAAAAATGTTGATGATCTACTTGTTTTGGTAAATAAAAATAGAAATTTACCATCAAATTATGTACCAAAGGATTTGGTATTTTCAAAGGTGCCTTTTCCATTTAAAGGGAAGCACCCTAAAAAGAAAATGAGAAGGGAAGCAGCTTTAGCTTTAGAGGAATTATTTAAAGCTGCGAAAAAGGAAGGAATAGAGCTTTATGGATTATCTGGATATAGGTCTTACAGAAGGCAAAAGGCTATTTTTAACTATAAGGTTAGGACCATAGGAAAAAAAGCAGCTGCTAAAATTAGTGCTTATCCAGGGCAAAGCGAACACCAAACAGGTTTAGCTATGGATATTACAAGTAAAAGCGTAAGATTTCAATTAGTTGAAGCCTTTGAAAATACAAAAGAAGGTCAGTGGATTAAAGAAAACAGTTATAAATACGGTTTTATTGTAAGATATCCTAAAGGGAAAGAAGCTATTACAGGGTATAGTTATGAACCCTGGCATATAAGGTATGTAGGCAGAGAAGTAGCAGAATATATTTTTAAAAGGAATATTACTTTAGAAGAGTTTTTTAAAGAATTAAAAAAAGATAAAAGCTTGTTATTTGTTGAAAATAACCAAAAACAATTGATGAAGAAGCAAGAAGAATTGATGAGGAATATACAAAAGGTACAGTTGTTATTTTTAACCATACCTTTTTAA
- a CDS encoding NADH-dependent [FeFe] hydrogenase, group A6, with protein sequence MSEKLVKITINGQEMQVPETITILEAANRANIRIPTLCHLDLHDLKLVNKTASCRVCTVELKGRNSLVPACVTQVDEGMIIRTDSHRAINARRIAVELLLSNHPNECFTCPKNLECELQALAKELGVREIKWHGEKMHYDKDLSSDAIVKDPNKCIMCRRCETMCNEIQTCGILSAMGRGFKAIVGPAFNIPMKDSSCTYCGQCVAVCPTAALTEVNHTDKVWEALSDPDKHVVVQVAPAIRVAIGELFGMEPGTIVTGKLATALKNMGFDAVFDTDFAADLTIMEEASELIHRIEHGGKLPILTSCCPAWVKFIEHQFPELLDVPSTCKSPHIMLGVIAKTYYAEKIGIDPDKIVVVSVMPCIAKKAEAARPELTKDYHNNVDIVVTTREFAAMLKEAGIDFKNLPDSDFDNPLGESTGASVIFGTTGGVIEAAVRTAYEWMTGEELKDVELHQLRGMEGIREGTVKIKEMDIKIGIAHGLGNARKLLEDIRDGKSHYHAIEIMACPGGCIGGGGQPYHHGNEEIVRKRQQAIYNEDRNKALRKSHENPEILKLYKEYLGEPYGEKAHDLLHTHYEARERI encoded by the coding sequence ATGTCCGAGAAGCTAGTAAAAATAACAATCAATGGTCAAGAAATGCAAGTACCTGAAACAATTACTATATTAGAAGCTGCAAATCGTGCTAACATAAGAATTCCAACTCTATGTCATCTTGATCTGCATGATTTGAAGCTTGTAAATAAAACAGCCTCCTGCCGCGTATGTACAGTAGAATTAAAGGGCCGTAATTCTTTAGTACCTGCATGTGTTACACAAGTAGATGAGGGAATGATAATCAGAACTGATTCTCATAGAGCCATTAACGCACGTAGAATTGCTGTAGAATTACTTTTATCAAATCATCCAAATGAATGCTTTACCTGTCCAAAAAACTTAGAATGTGAACTTCAAGCATTGGCAAAGGAGCTTGGAGTAAGAGAAATTAAATGGCATGGAGAAAAAATGCATTATGATAAAGATTTATCTAGCGATGCTATTGTAAAAGATCCCAATAAATGTATCATGTGTCGTCGCTGTGAAACTATGTGCAATGAAATTCAAACCTGTGGAATCCTTTCCGCAATGGGTCGTGGATTTAAAGCTATTGTAGGTCCTGCTTTTAATATTCCTATGAAGGATTCCTCTTGTACTTACTGCGGTCAATGTGTAGCTGTATGCCCTACAGCAGCACTAACAGAAGTTAACCATACAGATAAAGTATGGGAAGCTTTGAGTGATCCTGACAAGCATGTTGTAGTACAAGTAGCTCCTGCTATTCGCGTTGCCATAGGAGAGCTCTTTGGCATGGAGCCAGGAACCATAGTTACAGGAAAGCTCGCAACAGCTCTAAAGAATATGGGCTTTGACGCTGTTTTTGATACAGATTTTGCAGCTGATTTAACAATCATGGAGGAAGCATCCGAGCTTATTCATCGTATTGAACACGGCGGAAAGCTTCCTATTCTTACTAGCTGTTGTCCTGCATGGGTAAAATTCATTGAACATCAATTCCCAGAGCTTTTAGATGTTCCTTCCACCTGCAAATCTCCTCATATCATGCTTGGTGTTATTGCAAAAACATACTATGCTGAAAAAATAGGTATAGATCCAGATAAAATTGTAGTAGTTTCAGTCATGCCATGTATTGCAAAAAAAGCAGAAGCCGCTAGACCAGAGCTTACAAAGGACTATCACAACAATGTAGATATCGTTGTAACAACTCGTGAATTTGCTGCAATGCTCAAGGAAGCAGGCATTGATTTTAAAAACCTTCCAGATAGTGATTTTGATAATCCTTTAGGGGAAAGTACAGGTGCTTCAGTAATTTTTGGTACAACAGGTGGTGTAATTGAAGCCGCTGTTCGCACAGCCTATGAATGGATGACAGGAGAAGAGCTAAAAGATGTTGAGCTTCATCAGCTAAGAGGAATGGAAGGCATTCGTGAAGGAACAGTTAAAATCAAAGAAATGGATATAAAAATTGGTATTGCCCACGGTCTCGGTAATGCTAGAAAACTCCTTGAAGATATAAGAGATGGAAAGAGTCATTACCATGCCATAGAAATCATGGCATGTCCCGGAGGATGTATAGGTGGCGGCGGACAACCTTATCATCACGGCAACGAAGAAATTGTAAGAAAACGCCAACAGGCTATCTATAATGAAGACAGAAATAAAGCTTTAAGAAAATCTCATGAAAATCCAGAAATATTAAAGCTATACAAGGAATATCTCGGAGAACCTTATGGAGAAAAAGCTCATGATCTTCTGCATACCCATTATGAAGCAAGAGAACGCATATAA
- a CDS encoding NADH-quinone oxidoreductase subunit NuoF, producing the protein MNQFRMNVMVCGGTGCMASDSDKVIQNFEKLIKEYEYDKEVQIVKTGCFGFCEQGPIVKIEPDNVFYVRVHPEDVEEIVKEHIIKGRKVDRLLYQEPIKHEKIEQHKKMPFYKKQLRIALRNCGLINPEDIYEYIAFGGYEALGKVITSMTPMEVIETVKKSGLRGRGGGGFPTGLKWEYTRKFDSNTKYIICNADEGDPGAFMDRSILEGDPHSVIEAMAIGGYAIGAEEGIVYIRAEYPLAIERLSIAIRQARELGLLGKNIFGSDFHFNIRLKYGAGAFVCGEETALINSVEGKRGEPRNKPPYPAEKGYWDRPTCVNNVETFANIPPIILKGSDWFSSIGTENSKGTKVFALAGKVNNVGLVEVPMGTTLREIIYDVGGGIVGNHKFKAVQTGGPSGGVITEKDLDTPIDYEHLMEIGSMMGSGGMIVMDETNCMVNIAKFYLEFIMEESCGRCTPCRIGTKRLHEFLSKITKGKATMEDLDALKQLSYMIKDGSLCGLGQTAPNPVLSTLEYFWDEYLAHVKDKHCPTGECKVLAKYSISKEKCVGCTACAKVCPVDCISGKVKETHVIDQSRCIKCGACFDACNFNAVIKP; encoded by the coding sequence ATGAATCAGTTTAGGATGAATGTAATGGTCTGTGGCGGTACAGGCTGTATGGCCAGCGACAGCGATAAAGTAATCCAAAATTTTGAAAAGCTTATCAAAGAATATGAATACGATAAAGAAGTTCAAATCGTCAAAACTGGTTGTTTTGGATTTTGCGAGCAAGGTCCTATTGTAAAAATAGAACCAGATAATGTTTTTTATGTACGAGTTCATCCAGAAGATGTAGAGGAAATTGTAAAAGAACATATTATCAAAGGTAGAAAAGTAGATAGACTTTTATACCAAGAACCTATAAAGCACGAAAAAATTGAACAACATAAGAAAATGCCATTTTACAAAAAACAGCTTCGTATTGCTTTAAGAAACTGTGGATTAATCAATCCAGAAGACATTTATGAATACATTGCCTTTGGAGGCTACGAAGCTCTTGGGAAAGTCATTACTTCTATGACTCCTATGGAGGTTATCGAAACAGTGAAAAAATCAGGACTTCGTGGTCGGGGAGGAGGAGGCTTTCCTACAGGACTCAAATGGGAATATACAAGAAAATTTGATAGTAATACCAAATACATTATCTGCAATGCAGATGAAGGAGACCCAGGTGCCTTTATGGATAGGAGTATTTTAGAAGGTGATCCTCACAGCGTGATTGAAGCTATGGCAATTGGTGGGTATGCTATTGGTGCCGAAGAAGGAATTGTTTATATTCGTGCAGAATACCCCCTTGCTATTGAACGTCTTAGCATTGCTATTCGTCAAGCACGTGAGCTTGGTCTTTTGGGTAAAAACATCTTTGGATCAGATTTTCACTTTAATATTCGCTTAAAGTATGGTGCAGGTGCTTTTGTATGCGGTGAAGAAACTGCCCTTATTAACTCGGTTGAAGGAAAACGTGGAGAACCGAGGAACAAGCCCCCATATCCTGCAGAAAAAGGTTATTGGGACAGACCAACCTGTGTAAACAATGTAGAAACATTTGCAAATATACCACCTATTATTTTAAAGGGTTCTGATTGGTTTTCATCTATCGGAACCGAAAATAGCAAAGGAACAAAAGTTTTTGCTCTTGCTGGTAAAGTAAATAATGTTGGTCTTGTAGAAGTTCCTATGGGTACAACTTTACGTGAAATTATATACGATGTAGGTGGCGGTATAGTAGGTAATCATAAATTTAAAGCAGTTCAAACAGGTGGTCCATCTGGTGGTGTAATTACAGAAAAGGATCTTGATACACCTATTGATTATGAACACCTTATGGAGATTGGATCTATGATGGGGTCTGGTGGTATGATCGTCATGGATGAAACCAACTGCATGGTAAACATAGCAAAGTTTTATCTAGAATTTATAATGGAAGAATCATGTGGAAGATGTACTCCATGTCGTATTGGAACTAAACGTCTTCATGAATTCCTTTCAAAGATTACAAAAGGAAAAGCTACTATGGAGGATTTAGATGCATTAAAGCAATTGTCATATATGATCAAAGACGGTTCTCTTTGCGGACTCGGTCAAACTGCACCAAATCCTGTTTTAAGTACACTTGAATATTTTTGGGATGAATATTTAGCTCATGTTAAGGATAAACACTGCCCTACTGGAGAGTGCAAAGTTCTTGCAAAATACAGCATCAGCAAAGAAAAATGTGTAGGATGTACTGCTTGTGCAAAAGTATGTCCAGTAGACTGCATTAGTGGAAAAGTAAAAGAAACACATGTTATCGATCAAAGCAGATGTATAAAATGCGGCGCATGCTTCGATGCATGTAATTTCAATGCCGTAATCAAACCATAG
- a CDS encoding (2Fe-2S) ferredoxin domain-containing protein: MQIKSIEELKKIREKSMKKVMLREHGQEDADQIEVLVGMATCGIASGARETLNAIVDEVSKEGLENVKVIQVGCIGHCHSEPIVQVNMPGQKPILYGKVNSQKGREIVQKHIKGGNPLKEFIIDATFDRA, from the coding sequence GTGCAAATTAAATCTATAGAAGAATTAAAAAAAATCAGAGAAAAATCTATGAAAAAAGTAATGCTAAGAGAACATGGACAAGAAGATGCAGATCAAATAGAAGTATTGGTAGGTATGGCAACCTGCGGCATTGCATCTGGTGCTAGAGAAACACTTAATGCAATTGTAGATGAAGTATCAAAGGAAGGTCTTGAAAATGTAAAGGTTATTCAAGTGGGTTGTATTGGTCATTGTCACAGCGAACCTATTGTTCAAGTAAATATGCCCGGTCAAAAACCTATTCTATATGGAAAAGTAAATAGTCAAAAGGGTCGCGAAATAGTTCAAAAGCATATTAAGGGTGGAAACCCTTTAAAGGAATTTATAATCGATGCTACCTTTGACAGAGCATAA
- the nuoE gene encoding NADH-quinone oxidoreductase subunit NuoE encodes MSNNLPKEKFDELEKYIDSLQSTKGALIEILHKAQDIFGYLPRDVQLFVARKLGIPGAEVFGVVSFYSYFTTEPQGKHTISVCMGTACFVKGSDKIIKKLQNDLNINSGETTDDGLFTLREVRCIGACGLAPVVMVDEKVYGRVKEEDVEKIIHAYRDRRVNSAN; translated from the coding sequence TTGTCAAATAATTTGCCAAAAGAAAAATTTGATGAACTAGAAAAATATATTGATAGTCTTCAATCAACAAAAGGTGCTTTGATTGAAATTCTCCACAAAGCACAAGATATATTTGGATATCTTCCAAGAGATGTACAGCTTTTTGTCGCAAGAAAGCTTGGCATTCCTGGAGCTGAAGTTTTTGGCGTAGTAAGCTTTTATTCATATTTCACAACAGAACCTCAAGGAAAACATACCATCAGTGTATGCATGGGCACTGCCTGTTTTGTAAAAGGTTCAGATAAAATCATTAAAAAATTGCAAAACGATCTTAATATCAATTCAGGTGAAACTACTGATGATGGGCTTTTTACCTTAAGGGAAGTTCGATGTATTGGTGCCTGTGGCCTTGCTCCTGTTGTAATGGTTGATGAGAAGGTATACGGTCGAGTAAAAGAAGAAGATGTAGAAAAAATCATTCATGCTTACCGTGATAGGAGGGTAAACAGTGCAAATTAA
- a CDS encoding ABC1 kinase family protein, which translates to MSNINEKKRIKEIVSVFVKHGIKKGIMNPQNARAALEELGPTFVKIGQILSTRPDILPDEYIVEFEKLQDNVKPEKYDDIKKILEKALGESIENLFSYFKEKPIASASMAQVHLACTKNGEEVVVKIQRPNVKEIMMSDIALLKRLTKIGKLVPQKSVIDFKEVVEEIGTTMEKELDFLNEAENIEKFYKYNKGVKYIACPKVYKEYTTSSILTMEYIKGIKVNNIDDLKKEGYSLKAIAKKLMSNYVKQIFQDGFFHADPHPGNLLIHNKKIAYIDFGMMGVLDKSMRNKLNDLLYAAAKRDMEGLTHAVLRIGIKKGKVNIRNLYSDIEEVYNRYVQESLQNIDLPQFVDEMFQVSKKNNLAMPNNMALFLKGIMTIEGVVAKLDPDMNMMEVAVPYIKEHIILKKNYKQDIIEQIENIYQLSKYGLKIPIKTLELMNSVLAGKLKVQIEHKNLEESIYQLNKMTNRIVFSLIISSIVVGSSLVINANVGPKIYDISFFGLIGYLSAAVMGLWLLILILKNEKM; encoded by the coding sequence ATGAGTAATATTAATGAGAAAAAAAGGATTAAAGAGATAGTTTCTGTTTTTGTGAAGCATGGCATTAAAAAAGGGATAATGAATCCTCAAAATGCAAGAGCTGCTCTTGAAGAATTAGGGCCTACATTTGTGAAAATAGGACAAATCCTGTCTACACGACCAGATATTTTACCAGATGAATACATTGTTGAGTTTGAAAAACTACAAGATAATGTAAAACCAGAAAAATATGATGACATAAAAAAAATACTTGAAAAAGCGTTAGGAGAATCTATAGAAAATTTGTTTTCTTATTTTAAAGAAAAGCCGATTGCATCTGCTTCTATGGCACAGGTCCATTTAGCTTGTACAAAAAATGGGGAAGAGGTTGTAGTAAAAATTCAGCGTCCTAATGTAAAAGAAATTATGATGAGTGATATTGCATTGTTAAAAAGGCTTACTAAAATAGGGAAGCTTGTTCCTCAAAAGAGTGTAATAGATTTTAAAGAAGTAGTAGAAGAAATAGGAACAACGATGGAAAAAGAGCTGGATTTTTTAAATGAAGCAGAAAATATTGAAAAATTTTATAAATATAATAAGGGCGTAAAATATATAGCATGTCCTAAGGTATATAAGGAATATACTACTTCTAGCATATTAACAATGGAATATATAAAAGGAATAAAGGTAAATAATATTGATGATTTAAAAAAAGAAGGTTATTCTCTTAAAGCTATAGCAAAAAAGCTTATGAGTAATTATGTAAAGCAGATATTTCAAGATGGCTTTTTTCATGCAGATCCACATCCAGGCAACCTACTTATTCATAATAAGAAGATTGCTTACATTGATTTTGGTATGATGGGCGTTTTAGACAAATCAATGAGAAATAAGCTCAATGATCTTTTATATGCAGCAGCAAAAAGAGATATGGAAGGTTTAACTCATGCTGTTTTAAGAATAGGAATAAAGAAAGGGAAAGTGAACATAAGAAATCTCTATTCTGATATTGAAGAAGTTTATAATAGATATGTTCAGGAAAGCCTTCAAAATATAGACCTTCCTCAGTTTGTAGATGAAATGTTTCAGGTTAGTAAGAAAAATAACCTTGCTATGCCAAATAATATGGCTTTGTTTTTAAAGGGAATTATGACTATAGAAGGGGTAGTAGCAAAGCTTGATCCTGATATGAATATGATGGAAGTGGCGGTACCATATATTAAAGAACATATTATATTAAAGAAAAATTATAAACAGGATATTATTGAGCAGATAGAAAATATTTATCAATTATCAAAATACGGTTTAAAAATTCCTATTAAAACTTTAGAACTCATGAATAGTGTTCTAGCAGGGAAGCTAAAAGTTCAGATAGAACATAAAAATTTAGAAGAAAGCATCTATCAGCTAAATAAAATGACTAATAGAATTGTTTTTTCTTTAATTATTTCCTCTATTGTTGTTGGATCCTCATTGGTGATTAATGCAAATGTAGGACCTAAAATTTATGATATATCATTTTTTGGCCTTATTGGATATTTAAGTGCTGCGGTTATGGGACTTTGGCTTTTGATATTGATTCTTAAAAATGAAAAAATGTAA
- a CDS encoding CsxC family protein, with protein sequence MMGNNAVVNSVYCTSVTGGNVLECTNKPFPIDPIVGGAVAKIPVVLAELTVQINLDSFVELPEPAYEIKKIKKNVKVTQCLLLQDTNTLFIKGFIRKNIEYATRDCSNRNGFCGDIKHCTVDVPFSCTTQVSFNGNSPIPIVNNTRDEFEFFKTSQITASGFAEKDQLLSGDFSEFNQVSTEYYNELPYCELISSKIVEYDEFLDRYKPIDVEIPFEEKEFTKIEEKMVIYLTLKLLQNQQVKISATTI encoded by the coding sequence ATGATGGGAAATAATGCAGTTGTTAATAGTGTTTACTGCACAAGCGTAACAGGAGGAAATGTGTTGGAATGCACGAATAAGCCATTTCCAATTGATCCGATTGTAGGGGGAGCTGTAGCTAAGATTCCTGTAGTATTAGCAGAATTAACTGTACAAATCAATTTAGATTCTTTTGTTGAGTTGCCAGAACCTGCTTATGAAATAAAAAAAATTAAAAAGAATGTAAAAGTTACTCAGTGTTTATTGCTACAAGATACCAATACTCTATTTATTAAGGGCTTTATCCGAAAAAATATTGAATATGCTACAAGAGATTGTTCAAATCGTAATGGATTCTGTGGAGATATCAAACATTGTACAGTAGATGTACCTTTTAGCTGTACAACACAAGTTAGTTTTAATGGTAATTCTCCTATTCCAATAGTAAATAATACAAGGGATGAATTTGAATTCTTTAAAACTAGCCAAATAACAGCATCAGGATTTGCAGAAAAGGATCAATTATTATCTGGCGATTTTTCTGAATTTAACCAAGTAAGTACAGAGTATTATAACGAATTACCTTATTGTGAACTTATTAGCAGTAAAATCGTAGAATATGATGAGTTTTTAGATAGATATAAACCTATAGATGTAGAAATTCCTTTTGAAGAAAAAGAATTTACAAAAATTGAAGAAAAAATGGTTATATACCTTACGTTGAAGCTATTACAAAACCAACAAGTTAAAATATCTGCTACAACTATATAA
- the dnaX gene encoding DNA polymerase III subunit gamma/tau, whose translation MAYVALYRKWRPKVFEDVVGQEHITKTLKNQIKNNNIAHAYLFCGTRGTGKTSTAKIFARAVNCLNPKDFNPCNECEICIGIQHESIMDVIEIDAASNNGVDNIRELRENVNYPPTKGKYKVYIVDEVHMLSTGAFNALLKTLEEPPSYVIFILATTEPHKIPATILSRCQRFDFKRVTEADVVKRMAYICSQMNIEVEEEALRLIARNADGAMRDALSILDQCVSFGVGKITYDDVINILGTVREDFLFRLVDCMKDKDAKAAMELIQELVSSGKDIQQFLKDLIEHYRNLMMTKVSKNLEGIINLSKENIQRLVEQGKNLNTESIIRAIRELSQTAVDAKYATQPRILLEVAVVKLTQPMLDDSIEALLERIEALEEIIQSGTIKVEKVLKEEKNEKEDIDNKHVVDEPVKAEKLRPINFDNLKKGWEKILKAIKKRKISVYAVLMEGKLVKVENNTLIVAFGDGYGFHKEASGKSPYKEFIEGVIEELLGQKVQLKCVMEDELDDLPKSDKDSSEQDQEIKKIIEMFGEDLVEIVE comes from the coding sequence ATGGCATATGTTGCATTATATAGAAAATGGAGACCAAAAGTATTTGAGGATGTTGTAGGTCAAGAACATATTACAAAGACTCTTAAAAACCAAATAAAAAATAATAATATAGCTCATGCTTATCTTTTTTGTGGGACAAGAGGAACAGGAAAGACATCTACAGCTAAAATATTTGCTCGTGCTGTCAATTGTTTAAATCCAAAAGATTTTAATCCTTGTAATGAATGTGAGATCTGCATAGGGATACAACATGAGAGTATAATGGATGTTATAGAGATTGATGCAGCTTCTAACAATGGTGTAGATAATATTAGAGAGCTTCGGGAGAATGTAAACTATCCACCTACAAAAGGAAAATATAAAGTCTACATTGTTGATGAGGTGCATATGCTGTCAACAGGAGCTTTCAATGCATTGCTTAAAACCTTAGAGGAACCCCCTTCTTATGTCATATTTATATTGGCTACTACAGAGCCTCATAAAATTCCTGCAACTATTCTTTCAAGATGCCAACGATTTGATTTTAAGAGAGTAACAGAAGCTGACGTTGTAAAGAGAATGGCTTATATTTGTAGTCAAATGAATATAGAGGTAGAAGAGGAAGCCCTTAGATTAATTGCTAGGAATGCTGATGGGGCAATGCGCGATGCTTTAAGCATATTAGATCAATGTGTATCCTTTGGAGTAGGAAAAATTACTTATGATGATGTAATAAATATTCTCGGAACAGTTCGTGAAGACTTTTTATTTAGGCTTGTAGATTGTATGAAAGATAAAGATGCAAAAGCTGCTATGGAATTGATACAGGAACTGGTTTCTTCTGGAAAGGATATTCAACAATTTTTAAAGGATCTTATTGAACATTATAGAAATTTAATGATGACAAAGGTGTCAAAGAATTTAGAAGGGATTATAAATCTTTCTAAAGAAAATATTCAAAGACTTGTAGAACAAGGAAAAAATTTGAATACGGAGAGTATAATTCGTGCCATAAGAGAATTATCTCAAACAGCAGTAGATGCAAAATATGCTACTCAGCCTAGAATTCTTTTAGAAGTTGCTGTTGTAAAATTGACCCAGCCTATGCTAGATGATTCTATTGAAGCTTTACTAGAAAGAATTGAAGCTTTAGAGGAAATTATTCAATCGGGAACAATAAAGGTAGAAAAGGTTCTTAAAGAAGAGAAGAATGAAAAAGAGGATATAGATAATAAGCATGTGGTAGATGAGCCTGTGAAGGCAGAAAAATTAAGGCCTATAAATTTTGACAACTTAAAAAAAGGCTGGGAGAAGATATTAAAAGCTATTAAAAAAAGAAAAATTTCAGTATATGCTGTTTTGATGGAAGGAAAACTTGTAAAGGTAGAAAACAATACACTTATAGTAGCATTTGGGGATGGTTATGGTTTTCATAAGGAGGCTTCAGGAAAGAGTCCTTATAAAGAATTTATTGAAGGAGTGATTGAAGAGCTACTCGGGCAAAAGGTTCAGTTAAAATGTGTAATGGAGGATGAATTAGATGATCTTCCTAAAAGTGATAAAGATTCTTCAGAACAAGATCAAGAAATAAAAAAGATTATAGAAATGTTCGGAGAAGACTTGGTTGAGATTGTAGAATAA
- a CDS encoding YbaB/EbfC family nucleoid-associated protein, with the protein MAKGRGRMPMMPGNMNNMLKQVQKMQKQMEKTQAELEEKEVEASAGGGAVSVKVNGKREILDVIIKPEVVDPDDIEMLQDLILAATNEALRKAEEMVTQEMGKITGGINVPGLF; encoded by the coding sequence ATGGCAAAGGGTAGGGGTAGAATGCCAATGATGCCTGGAAATATGAATAATATGTTAAAGCAAGTACAAAAGATGCAAAAGCAAATGGAAAAAACTCAAGCGGAATTAGAAGAAAAAGAAGTTGAAGCAAGTGCTGGTGGCGGGGCAGTATCTGTAAAGGTAAATGGAAAAAGAGAAATATTAGATGTAATCATTAAGCCAGAGGTGGTTGACCCAGATGATATAGAAATGCTACAAGATTTAATACTTGCTGCTACAAACGAAGCATTAAGAAAAGCAGAAGAAATGGTGACTCAAGAAATGGGGAAAATTACAGGAGGCATCAATGTTCCTGGATTATTTTAA
- the recR gene encoding recombination mediator RecR, with protein MSYYAAPIARLIEEFSKLPGIGRKSAQRLAFHVLNMSEADAVHLSEAILNAKKNTKYCSECGNITDIDPCSICRNEQRDQSMICVVESPKDVIAMEKTKEFTGVYHVLHGAISPMEGIGPEEIRIKELLIRLQKDKVEEVILATNPTIEGEATAMYISKLVKPSGIKVTRIAHGIPVGGDLEYADEVTLSKALEGRREL; from the coding sequence ATGAGCTATTATGCAGCACCGATTGCAAGGCTGATAGAAGAGTTTTCAAAGCTTCCGGGAATAGGAAGGAAATCAGCTCAAAGACTAGCCTTTCATGTTTTAAACATGAGTGAAGCAGATGCAGTGCATTTATCAGAAGCTATTTTAAATGCTAAGAAAAATACAAAATACTGTTCAGAATGTGGGAACATAACAGATATAGATCCATGTAGTATATGCAGAAATGAGCAAAGAGATCAAAGTATGATTTGCGTAGTAGAATCTCCAAAAGATGTTATTGCTATGGAAAAGACAAAAGAGTTTACAGGGGTTTATCATGTTTTACATGGAGCTATATCGCCTATGGAAGGAATTGGACCAGAAGAGATTCGGATTAAAGAGCTACTCATAAGGCTTCAAAAGGATAAAGTAGAAGAAGTAATTTTGGCTACAAATCCTACAATAGAAGGAGAAGCAACCGCTATGTATATTTCAAAGCTAGTAAAGCCTTCTGGGATCAAAGTAACAAGAATAGCTCATGGAATTCCTGTGGGAGGCGACTTAGAATACGCAGATGAAGTGACTTTGTCTAAAGCGTTGGAAGGAAGAAGAGAGCTTTAA